The nucleotide window TTTCTCAAAGTCGGATATTAGGCCATATGGGTCCATTTCCCATCTCAAGACTACTCCTGATGGTGAAAATGACCGCTGTGGCGTTACAGTTGTTCAAATGTTTAGTACTATGtcacattttatgtttaatggaCCAATCAGTTACTGTCTTTTTCTTCCGCATTCAGTTTTAAGGCTTTCTCTATGgctgtttagtttttttctatAGTGTCGCACTTATGAGTATGGAGGTGAACTTCTAGATTATCGGTTAGGTTAATACTGTTGTGATAAAGCTTATTCTTACTCGTATTTTCATTTTGAGAAGTTTTCTTTTGCGTTGATCATTGAAAAACAAAGATATCAATTAGTACTCTTAGTTTATAAACTTATTAATGtttcaatacataaaataaGATACCCGTAACAAgacttttccatattttttatcaaacataCACTATCTAACAACGGCACATATAATTCATTAGTTCTTGCCACCTCCAAATATGAAGAAGTGTCAACAGTACTCCCGGGACAAACCATGGGTTTGACGAGGGTCAGTCCTTCACCTGAACACTATAGAAAATTACTGGAAAACAATAGTTTCATATGTCGATATGTTTTGTATCATTGCATTATATTTTCATAAGAGAAATCACACCTTTGTACGTTGATTTTCTTACTGATTTGCTGTCTCATAAATAATAGTGTATATCTTATAAgaatttccatatttttttcttaaaaaaaacttgaaagcaTCTATGTATGAAGgaattaggttttattttactcaATTTATTGTATAGAGAAGAACTATTACAAGTTTTATCACAATATTATCATTTCATAGGAAAACCAGCAAATATACGGTTTacattttttctaataaaacgtTCAACAACTCCAATAAACTCAGGTACCATATGTCTAGGTTAAACCCATTTAGAGCTTACTAAAAAGCTTGTTCATATGATTTGGtactttcataaaatatgatGCATCCAAAATGTCACCAATTTTTTAGGTGACTTAAAAGGTCAAAGGGAAACGTAGTTCTAAAATACGTGATATATGTAGATAGTTTACGATGTGATggaatttttgtttctttaataaaattgtgttagTTATGATTTAGAAtaatctaatttaattttggGACTCTCTAGTAATAGATCAAGTAACGTCCAACggtttaatgcaataagtataGTGCTTTACTTAACCAGATCGTTTAACAGACATATTACATGAAACAAATTACAACCCATGTCACCATAAAACCTTATCTAACAAATATCTACTGTTTAATGAATTATAACCGACAAGTCTTCAAATCTCAACTACACAAATGAAATTGCTAATCTCGGCCTGACAGATCTGTATGAATACTCTGTCGCAACATCCCTCCTTCGCGAAATAAGACCAAAAATACAAGTACGCGAATAATTGTCGCAATCTGGGCCAATCAATAATTATTCATGTTCGGTATAAAAGGGTAGCTCTTTTGGCAACCACCATCAGTTGCAAGTGAGACTTCGACAATGCAAAATATTGTAAGTTGCAAGAGAAAGCTTCGGAATTTATAAATAGGGTCAATGATGAGCAAAACGGCGGTTTATAATTTATGCGCAGGATTTCACAGTACATGACATTAATAAAGTCACTCAAAATCGAAATAATATCTATTCGTGTCTAAAAAGAAGATGTTACAGTTTTTATCAATAAGAATGcataaattaaaatcatcatACATATTTGCTCTTTAAACGTGCAAAACTAAATGAAACTTCTTAAATCTTTTTAGATCATCATCAGCGCCATCCTGGCATGCGGGGCTGCCGCTCCTGCCTACCTCCTCAGCGAGCCAACCCACGTCATCCACTCCGTGCCCCTCACCAAGTCTACCTACACCCAGAGCAGCCAAGTAGTCGACCACGGCAGCACCCACGTCCTCCACCCAGTCACTGCCATCCACTCCATCCCAGTCGTCCACGCGAAGACCACCATCACCAAAGCTGATCATGTTGTGAGCCATGGAGGTAGCTACGTGCATCCAGTTCATTCTTACGTCATGCCTGTTCATGAGGTCTACCATTATCCGAAGACCACCATCACCAAGAGTAACCAGGTTGTGAACCACGGAGGTACTCATGTAGTTCATGCTCCCGTAGTCTCCGTGGCTCATACTCCCGTGGTATACCACTCCTCGCCTCTGGTGACCCTCAAGACTGGAGACTCAGCTGTGACTCACCACAGTTCCACCGTTCATGAAACTGTGCCAGTTGTGAAGTCAGCGTTGGTTGCTGTTCATCATTAagtgtttttgttgttgttttgtgaataaatgtttttattaatgtaaagcagtttgtttcctttttattttattaaggtttTAACAATGATCTGTAGGCTGaatatcttaattttaataaaggttAATTACTAAAGTCATGTGCGAAATGTAACAATGTAAGGCATCAAGGTAGGTCATTATACCTAATTTGATGCAGTAACGTCAGAATATAGACCGAAAACTAAACAAAGCCATACAAAACTTTCGAATAAATCTGCAAAGTTAAAAATGACTTTGAAAAgctaataaataagttttggaATATTAAAGATAATGGTATAAATAGACAGTAgcttttatcataatttattttattagaaaaaagaGGGTAAAATAAAAACGCTAAACTTATAATTCAAGGTCAAACATAATTATAAGACTTTAACGAAAACCTTAATGAGAAACTTGACCTACGATCTATGAGGAAAATACCAAAAGTTGGAAAGTAATACAAAACGTAAGTAAGTGTATCAAAACAACGAAAGCGAATTAATACTTCATAATTAAAGGAGAACCCATTAAACTGTTATAGAGAAACAAAACTTGATTTACTTTTGCCTGACAAACAAAATTGAATAAGCAAATATCCCAATTACCATACACAGCGTGATTGATAGTCCAAAAGTTTTCTCACTAATCAGACTAAAAGTAAAGAAAACTAGACAGATTCCACTTCTTATTCCTTAGCAATAAGTCATGATATTCAAACAGGGATATAACGACATACATTAAGTGATTAAAACAAATTAGCACTTACTAAGGAAGACTAGAGTGCACTGAACTTTGCTCAAAATATTTGCGAGTTCACAATTTATTGATGAGTCATTCGTCTGTAATGACAGGGTTTAGTATAGATGGAGCAGTTTATACGTTTCGCAAGATCGTATTTAGTTAGATATTTTATGTCTCAAAGAAGATTCCTAagcctaaataaaattgtttatgctAATGTTTTTTTCGACAGTTGTTGAAGCGGAATACGGTTACAGCGACTTGAAGAGCATCCCTTTTACTGCTTAGTTACTACTATCTCTTACTTTTATCGTCAATTTTAGCTTCATGCCTTACATCGTAATTTTATTGTGTGCCGCAATCatctttcaattaatttatcttaTCTTGATTCTGTAAATTATATCAATGCTAATATCAATAGCACAAATTTCAACTACATTCAATTTCACATCATCAATTTAGCCAACTGCGTTATCATTAATCATACAAACAATTGCAATTTTGATGCAACATAACTATGATTACAGTTACCCAACCAATCTTGGTACATTTCTAACCTAGCTAATTGTCCAATCGCATGTCACAGTATTACTAAATAGTATCAAATTATTGTCTGATCTTACCAAGGTTATATTGCGAACATTTGAAGAGAATAGCAACATAGATCTGATATCGAATGTTGACAAGCTCGTAAGAAGTAATGGTATGGGGGAACTAGATGCCTATTGGGCTGTTAACGTCGATGTGATTTGTCCCCTTGATAAGGAATGAAAGAAAGATAGTATCAATGTTGCTTATCTTTTTCGTGGTGTAATAAAAGAGGTTTCGTGAGCTTAGAATGGAGAGACGTGTGCAATTAAAAAGATAAATGGGTCTTGTTAGAAAAGTTAAGCTACCAAATTGAATAATTTCCATTCGAAAGAAGGACCGTCCAAAGTACCTTGAAAATccttaaaaaattaaacaatacatCAAAATGTTGTAAAGTTATCTTAAAAACGTGCATGAACTTGACATTCAGAGAAGTGTTACGAAACGCGCAAAGGCACGTGGCGCCACTGAGTTCTAAGATGCAGAAGTCTCACCTGTAGTATTACTTAGACTATGCATTAATATACGTTGATTAGTCTAATAAATAAAGGTCAAGACAGATATTTTCAATCTGGTAATCAgggacagaaaaaaaaattgagaatttCGAATTCTAATACGATGGTCATGACTCTCGGGaggttaatataaaatttactTCGACTTGCGAGTTAAGGCAAATTGCCAAAAGTTCCTACTATCGAAACCGATAACGTATCATGGGTCAGATCCTTAAACAATTTCGTGTAAACTGGACCTTCTTAACTAGCCTTTAGTTGGACAATCGTCTCCATAGTGTCAATTACACAGTGATTAATATACTGTAGATTATCTTAAGACGCGATGAATCGCGACACACTTTAAAATTTCATCATTGCGAAGATGCAAGCGAGTTTATGGTGTCACTGTCTTATACCATAGGCAAGTATAAAACGTTTAATGGCTTGGACATGGCGTCTTACCCCAATTTgtctgaaaataataaagacaacCCTGTATTGGGACAAATTAATTTTTTGTGCGCAGAGCAAAAATTTTAAGGTTCTTTAAGACCAAATTGTTGTCTCCAAAGatggaaatatttaaaaaccagCCAAGAACGGCTATCTTATAAAATATCTTAAGAATGCCAATAGACGTGCAGATATGGGTGACTCTCAAATTGTTGATGATcttaaatgcaatttatttgatgtGTTCAAAAGCACTGTGAGTACATAAAAGTTCCATAAATGAGCAATGGTCAACATTTTGGGTTATCAAGAATTATGTTTACGATGATATCAGACCTCTTAACTTATGAGGTTAGTGGAAACGTGGTGAAATACTATTTGGAGTCACGTGGTATTGCAACGTAGTTTTGAAGAGAGTAAGCAGTTACTATAGGAGGGTTTCAAGTGTTTTGGAAGTGACATTTATTTACGCAATGGAGTTTATTGTTGGATGTGTGCCAAGGGGTAAAGAATAATATTAGGTGTTATCAAATAGAATATTCAGCTATAAGGTTTGAGTTATAGATGTGGAGATTTCTGTTCATGATGAATCAgcatacaattaaaataaacatgtatGAATAATTAGcaatcaattaattttgcaCACATAATGAACGCTAGCACCAAAATTTCCATTTTGGCCTGCAATTATTTTCGATCACATTATAAATCTCGAGGCCTTGGATTACCAAACTCCCTTGAGACGTACGTACAGacagaaaaaatatacttcTTAATATTCATACGTATCGGCTGTCAGTAAAAGTAATTATTGTATTGCATTTATAATTCTACGTTAGATCAGCCTTGAGAAGGCCTTAGAAGATAGTGAAACCAGTCATACAAGTGTTTAATGATGGTTTGAAGGATGTTGTGTGTTTCAATGGTGTTGTTTTCGAAAAGTAAACATGGATATAACTTCCTCATTGACCTGGTGGTCATGATCACGATTGTTTAGTAGATCTTGAGATCCATGTCCAGGGCGCATATGTATGTAGCATTATTTCCTTAAGCAGATATTTTAGCTTGCTCATTATTCCGTAGGACTTGATCGGAAAACACCTAaaacatgataaaaaaaaatcttactgcATTCTTCTCTAATTGCTTAGCTACTTCAGATTGAGCGGACAAAATCCCAAAAGTAAACACAAGCTTTGAAAAAGAGAGCACTTCGTCTGGTAGTACCCAAGAGACAATTTATCGCTTAAATCACTAAGCAGCCAGTACTTACAACTTGAACCAAATCCGTTAACTTTAATCAAGGAGCTGTAATAAATATCCCCAATCTAAActaaggaaataaaaattagaCACGCCATTAATTTTACAAGATCCAACAACATTGGTCTAGACTAGACTGGATGTTGATTTATGTCTCATATCAGTAGGACTCTCAGACTTTGTTGCTTTTAAATCCTTGAGAAACAAGAAATTTGGGAAAGTATCTCTTGAAGGGTGCattgaaagaaataaattaggtacattTTCAGTTTTGAATGCAAGTCCGACAACATAAGATCTGTTGGTTTTACGATCTTCGAGTGAATccaatgttttatttcatgtatgtttttctttttttttcttactagCACAAGTTGTATGATGTGTACAAACTAAATCTGTAACTGTATTTGCTCAATTCCATGTTCTTAGCTAAGGATTTCGCAGATTAGTTATACGTCTTTGGTAAAGCAACTCATTTGattgtttgatttgtttttgGATTGGTGATCGTTATAGaaatagaaatcgtttatttgcagaaaatgtatgttacagataatggtgataaattaatttatattgtctcAATACATTTCGCCTTACGGCATGCAAAGTATTTGTTGATGATAACGACTAGTCGACATTGACAAgaatttaacttaattatattaaaaaacttataatattCAACATTTTTACGTTAAAATTCTACCCAaactctaaataaaaataaaaatcgacaaaactaaaatacaaaaaatgctaaatagaaaaaaaacttaaaaacttaatgaatacagaataaaattaaataagacttacattaaattttcaaaagtaaaCTCTACACTCATAACTTACTATTTACAGTAACAAATTTTAATCTAATATTCATCATTTAAGAAATCGTTAATGTTGTAATAGCATCTGTCCTgtaaaattttaactaaaaaaaaaattaaactaatttaattttttatattaattaaactagtaaaATTTTAACTAGTTTATTTGTTACCTTTAAAAGGGAATTACTACTACTATGGCCTGAtaacatctataaaagatgattaaagcAAACGGATGCACCGTTTCAGGTGGTTTGGCTGTGGACTTGCGCTGATGGCTAACAAGAAGGGAATGGACCAGTAGTTATATCTTGTGTTTTATTGGATTGAAAGTAATAGTTGTCCTATTACCATAGGTTCTCAAGATGTACCATAAGTTCTCACGATGCAATCCTCAATCAGTTCTGTAATTGCACGGTGGTCTCATTTCATGCTTAACATCCATTCACTAACTTCCAACTCAAGACATAATAACTTAAACCAGTGACATTTAGCCAGCAAATAAACGACTACTTGAATTTTAACACCTCTGTAATGTTATTAATTGGAactgtataattttaaaattaaacacttCCAAGACACTCTAGATTAATGAATGGTATAACTTCACGTAGATGTATAATGTCCAATGAATTTTTCTTCATTTCACATTTAGAggtctttaattaaaaatatgaggagattaataaaagtaatgatGTCCCGTCGCATCTGCTTCGAGCGTATTGCTGACCTCAAAATATCATCTGTGAAACATTTTAAGAAGCTGTCCTAGTATTCTTACCAAATATgggatttaagtttttattttacaaaaatggcTTACTTAAAATGTACTCACAAAGCTATTTGAAAATGAATCTAAAGATTTTGAAGTAAACTgtcgaataaataaacaaaacaggcTATGCACTTATTAACTTCGAGCTACCTAGATAATATTAAAGAAGTACCATAAAATATAGGCTTATGAAGCAGTTTAGTAAATTGCAAAACTTGACACGAATAAACATCCAGCTGCCTCAGTAAACTCACAACAATACATTTCATATTTGGATAATGAACTGAATAAAAGTGATACCACAATAGACGAAGCACACCATAAGGCACCACGATTTCGACACAAACATCAAAGAGCATGTAGcagaataaaattatgttaaccATGAATACTCGCTTGTAAGTGCAAGTAGTCCATTACATAAGTCGAAAACGTATGAACTTGGCATCAACCTAAATACTGCGTCAATGTTTGTGTTTATGCATTCATTAATCTCGACAAGTTTGATGGCCGCCAGATGCGGGAGGTGAAAGTGGATACGGCATGTTATGATACTGAAGTAGATGATGATGGTATAGGAGAAACAATTGAAACGAAGTCTTCTAATGATGAGATGGCAATCAAAAACATTGAAACAAATTAATGGTTCAAACGATGTTTTTATACCTCTTTGTCAGATAAGTCTTTGTTATGGTGCATACTAGTAAATAATGTACAAGCTTTTCATTATTGTTTGCGTTTAAAGCTTCAGAGACATATTGTTAAAGATTAACAATACTTACAATTTAAGGTccgaatcaatatttttttgtcctaCAACTACTTCATTCACAAAAGCATTACCTCGTACAACTGATCGTAAGCGCTTACTACTTGCAATAATGCCGCCTCCACAAAGCTCTATAATTTATACAGTTTCAAGTTCATTGCGTATTGTCGATTTCGGCGGCGTGGTATATAAGGCCCGGTGGGTCAGTATTTCGTTAGATTACTCGACAGTACAGTCGTATACACATCTACCTCTTTAACCATGAAATCCTTTGTAAGTGTCAAAGTTTTGTGAATAAGGGTGTTTTGGCTTTACCAGTGTTTATTTGGAAAAATCTATTCACCGCTTTTCCTTGTGCAATCAGCACTAGTGATCCAACCTAAAGTTATATTGGTGCtcatacttttattttgtttgctaaCAGGTTGCTTTCGCCGCCATCCTGGcctgcgccgccgccgctccCGGAGTCCTGCTGGCCCATGAGCCAGTAGTCGCTGTCCACTCCGCTCCAGTGGTGCACACCGTCCCAGTCGTGGGCTCCAAGACCACCATCACCAAGTCCAGCCAGGTGGTCAACCATGGCTCACCCGTGCACACCGTCCATGCCGTGCACACCCCAGTGATCGCTGCTTCCCCTGTGGTCGTTAAGACTGTGCATGCTGCTCCCATCGTTCACTCTGCTCCCATTGTCCACTCTGCTCCCATCGTCCACTCTGCTCCCATCGTCCACTCTGCCCCCATCGTCCACTCCGCCCCCATCGTGCACTCTGCCCCCGTGGTCCACACTGTCCACGCCGCTCCCCTGATCGTGAAGACCGCCCCCTCCGCCGTCGCTCACTCCAGCTCAGTCGTCCACCACGGAGCTACCGTCGTCAAGACCGTCCCCCTTCTTGCTGTCCACCATTGATTTGATTACCTTCAGTGAAGGCTagactaatataaaaaataatatatattttttacgtatttttttggttttattgtaTCTCTCCTACTTTCAATGAAATATGTTTCATTTTTGTAGCGAAGCTCATAATTTTTAAAgcgttttattattgttataaaaatattactggcAACCTCCATTTGCATAAAAGCTGAGGATTCAAGGATTATGTACTATCTATGTAGTTTCAAGAacgaaaataacataattagcgagttaaaaaaaaaaaaagtttcataaaacaatttaagatgCTTCATGGCTTTAAGTAAACATATAAAAGGTTGTATCAACCCGTTTGAACCACTGACCCCTGTCAAGAATGTGCCTGAAAATATTCGCCATCATTCTTActtaagcaatttatttttcattgcatTTTGTAATCGTCCTAAAGAAATCTAGTCGGGATTTTTCAAGTAATTGGATTCGGGTTAATAGAACGTAGTAGTTCtttcagaaaatatttaaataaaaggaaTATTAGTTAATGGACTACGTTTCTTTAGTGgcttaattatgttttttactaGTTATAAACTTAGTGATGAAACATGCTGACCATTCGAATTCTACCAATTTTCATTTCGACTAATTTGACTGAATTGCAAACAGTTGGCGTAGTtcttaaaaaaccggccaagtgcgagtcggactcgtgcacgaagggttccgtaaattacagttaaatcaacctatctcaaaaactataagagatactttgatcaaaccaaaaatcgttgaaagagttaattagcatgcatcacctctattttttttagaattttataccccgtagttataaaaatagagggggggggacatactttttacgactttgagagctgatatctcaaaaaccgttcactttaagaaaaatgttttttagaaaactttatatcattttaaaagacctttccattgatacc belongs to Helicoverpa zea isolate HzStark_Cry1AcR chromosome 11, ilHelZeax1.1, whole genome shotgun sequence and includes:
- the LOC124634602 gene encoding A-kinase anchor protein 14, translating into MKSFVAFAAILACAAAAPGVLLAHEPVVAVHSAPVVHTVPVVGSKTTITKSSQVVNHGSPVHTVHAVHTPVIAASPVVVKTVHAAPIVHSAPIVHSAPIVHSAPIVHSAPIVHSAPIVHSAPVVHTVHAAPLIVKTAPSAVAHSSSVVHHGATVVKTVPLLAVHH